A DNA window from Brassica napus cultivar Da-Ae chromosome C1, Da-Ae, whole genome shotgun sequence contains the following coding sequences:
- the LOC106430376 gene encoding uncharacterized protein LOC106430376 has translation MNVVGREFIIKKFEEKFSKRWIWDRFKNKVDISRKAYVKFKKLTHNRTGLVYDAMGRLEMSDAWWDQHIAEWQGARKYKTKVPPNMDVFEAEFGAVTVTGAEGWCAHQGEASLDSRVDAEKDEESDSVDTDMPAPREETSRAGCSKSKRKRKEIDHEPYAVRNAILAEKNKIAEKMLEVMAEDRVVLQQDRKFRVDKVVTISHCCC, from the exons ATGAATGTAGTTGGAAGGGAGTTCATCATAAAGAAGTTTGAAGAGAAATTTAGTAAGAGATGGATATGGGACAGGTTCAAGAACAAGGTTGATATCAGTAGGAAAGCATACGTCAAGTTTAAGAAACTCACTCATAACAGAACCGGGCTTGTCTATGATGCTATGGGAAGGTTGGAGATGTCTGATGCTTGGTGGGATCAACACATTGCG GAATGGCAAGGTGCAAGAAAGTACAAGACCAAAGTGCCTCCAAACATGGATGTTTTTGAAGCAGAGTTTGGTGCTGTTACTGTGACAGGAGCAGAAGGATGGTGTGCTCATCAAGGAGAAGCTAGTTTAGATTCTAGAGTAGATGCAGAAAAGGATGAGGAATCTGATTCAGTTGACACTGATATGCCAGCACCAAGAGAAGAAACAAGTAGAGCTGGATGTTCAAAGTCAAAGAGAAAGCGTAAAGAAATTGATCATGAGCCTTATGCTGTTCGAAATGCAATTCTGgcagaaaaaaataagatagcTGAAAAGATGCTAGAGGTAATGGCAGAGGATCGTGTGGTGTTGCAACAGGATCGCAAATTCCGTGTAGATAAAGTGGTCACCATTTCACATTGCTGCTGTTAA
- the LOC106430398 gene encoding serine/threonine-protein kinase SRK2A gives MEKYELVKDIGSGNFGVARLMRVKDSKELVAMKYIERGPKIDENVAREIINHRSLRHPNIIRFKEVVLTPTHIAIVMEYAAGGELFERICSAGRFSEDEARYFFQQLISGVSYCHAMQICHRDLKLENTLLDGSPAPRLKICDFGYSKSSLLHSRPKSTVGTPAYIAPEVLSRREYDGKMADVWSCGVTLYVMLVGAYPFEDPEDPKNFRKTMQRILAVQYKIPDYVHISQDCKHILSHIFVANPLKRITIAEIKKHPWFLKNLPRELTEIAQAAYYRKENPTFSLQSVEEIMKIVEEAKTPPPVSRSIGAFGWGGEEDAEEVSEEVVEEDEEDEYDKTVKQVHASGEIRIS, from the exons ATGGAGAAGTACGAGCTTGTTAAAGACATAGGTTCTGGGAACTTTGGAGTGGCGAGGCTGATGAGGGTCAAAGACTCCAAGGAACTTGTTGCCATGAAGTACATCGAGCGTGGCCCTAAG ATCGATGAGAACGTGGCTAGAGAGATTATTAACCACAGATCACTTCGCCATCCCAATATTATCCGGTTTAAGGAG GTGGTTTTGACTCCAACGCACATAGCTATTGTCATGGAATATGCTGCTGGAGGCGAGCTATTTGAGCGTATATGCAGCGCTGGAAGATTCAGTGAAGATGAG GCAAGATACTTTTTCCAGCAGCTTATATCAGGAGTCAGCTACTGCCATGCTATG CAAATATGCCACAGAGATCTGAAGCTCGAAAATACTCTCTTGGATGGAAGTCCTGCACCACGTCTGAAGATCTGTGATTTTGGTTATTCCAAG tcCTCACTTCTGCATTCTAGGCCCAAATCAACTGTTGGAACTCCAGCATACATTGCACCCGAGGTTCTTTCTCGTAGAGAATATGATGGCAAG ATGGCTGATGTATGGTCATGTGGCGTGACTCTTTATGTCATGCTTGTTGGAGCATACCCATTTGAAGACCCAGAGGATCCCAAAAACTTTAGAAAAACAATGCAA AGAATATTGGCTGTTCAGTACAAGATCCCTGACTATGTCCATATCTCACAAGATTGCAAACATATCCTCTCCCATATATTTGTTGCTAATCCACTCAAG AGGATTACAATAGCTGAAATCAAGAAACATCCATGGTTCCTAAAGAACCTGCCACGGGAGCTTACTGAGATAGCTCAAGCTGCTTACTATAGGAAAGAGAATCCGACGTTTTCTCTACAGAGCGTTGAAGAGATCATGAAGATTGTGGAAGAGGCAAAAACACCTCCTCCTGTTTCTCGATCTATAGGAGCATTTGGTTGGGGAGGAGAAGAAGACGCAGAGGAAGTATCTGAGGAAGTAgtagaagaagacgaagaagatgagTATGATAAGACGGTGAAGCAAGTGCATGCTAGTGGAGAAATCCGAAtcagttaa
- the LOC106430378 gene encoding uncharacterized protein LOC106430378: MRLGYLAIFIGFIEGRKYSTATRASLARLVMDIERFENYPWGRVAFKVWAYFALPEFGANFGHPLPNRPSPMLLAYNGGKGRRFFKEAISRQTRVINFVHKDYAEMFPRWDFDVEDPSAENIIIVMFNAKANWKWTMDCWEVTGTNPRVKKEVSAAETESGVKEESATSRKKAHKEVRRKASVEATKMPSAEVRAEASTSVGGMTKDQIEKSFRDIADVMRDGFGMCLKEIKLLGDRMEAMEKKVGITKKGTASNEHQITTSNLEKRGHEPGVSTKTSPKITEKRLTRESSESVNEAKAGQNDPQEPRVPTDSDLQKEETRRQRKKDAAMVHVRGKSERARKLAASQQTPFKGNNTAKVIIPNKRVGQGYDPFAPFDKKMSKLLTDWVKLDP; encoded by the exons ATGCGGCTCGGATACCTTGCCATCTTCattggattcattgaagggagaaagtactCAACCGCTACACGAGCTAGTcttgcaaggctagtgatggatatAGAAAGATTTGAGAATTATCCTTGGGGGAGAgtggcgtttaag GTGTGGGCGTACTTTGCTCTGCCAGAATTTGGTGCTAATTTTGGGCATCCCCTACCAAACAGACCGTCTCCGATGTTGCTGGCTTACAATGGTGGTAAAGGACGCAGATTTTTTAAAGAGGCCATTAGCAGACAA ACTAGAGTGATCAACTTCGTCCACAAGGACTATGCTGAGATGTTTCCACGATGGGATTTTGATGTAGAGGACCCGTCCGCGGAGAACATAATTATAGTCATGTTTAATGCGAAAGCTAattggaagtggaccatggattgctgggaagtcaccggtACTAACCCGAGAGTGAAGAAGGAAGTGAGTGCAGCGGAGACAGAGAGTGGTGTGAAGGAAGAAAGTGCAACATCTCGGAAGAAAGCTCATAAAGAGGTTCGTAGAAAGGCTTCTGTTGAGGCTACTAAAATGCCTTCTGCTGAGGTGCGTGCAGAGGCTTCTACGTCTGTTGGTGGGATGACCAAGGATCAGATTGAAAAAAGCTTTAGGGACATAGCTGATGTCATGAGGGATGGGTTTGGGATGTGCCtgaaggagatcaagttgctgGGGGATAGGATGGAAGCTATGGAGAAGAAGGTGGGAATCACCAAAAAAGGGACTGCATCTAATGAACATCAAATCACAACTTCAAATCTGGAAAAGCGTGGGCACGAACCCGGAGTTAGTACCAAAACCTCTCCCAAAATCACAGAGAAGAGATTGACCAGGGAAAGT agtgaaagtgtgAATGAGGCGAAAGCAGGACAGAATGACCCCCAAGAACCGA GAGTACCCACTGATTCAGATTTACAGAAGGAGGAAACTAGAAGGCAGAGAAAGAAGGATGCTGCTATGGTACATGTCCGTGGAAAGAGTGAGCGAGCAAGGAAACTTGCTGCCTCACAGCAAACTCCTTTTAAGGGAAACAACACTGCCAAagtgatcattccaaacaaaagGGTTGGCCAAGGCTATGATCCTTTTGCACCCTTTGACAAGAAGAT